The genomic window ATTCACTTCCATCGACAGTTataagacatcaaatccatttcaactgggaagacTGGGTCGATCGTTTGATTGCTACCAgccgtcccagtcaaaatggattggatatccaCCTATCGCTGACAacaacagccaatgagttaatacataaaaataaataaacaaacaaacaaacaaacaaaatctcTCTGaaaatgtgatcggacccgatttccgatcacgtgattggatcgaGGACATTCCTAATACAAATCTTGTCAATACAAGTACACTACTTGTCTTGGAAATTCACATGAATCATTTGTATTTCATCTCAGTCATTAATACAGTCATGGAGCCCAGTTGGCAGCTGGATGCTCGGTCCTCTGAGCCTGAGGTCACCTCAATAGGAGTTTGCTCAGCCAGAACCGTGGCCTCACGGGACTGGAGAACAGTCCATTCGGTCTCCAAGAGAGGAGGTGGTCGGAGGCCCGGCGAGAGTGTGCGGAGGGCTGCCGTGACGCCAGAAGATGTCAGAGAGGGACGCTTGGTTTGACGTCGGCATCCGCTCTGCTTGCATGTGGGAGGGGTGTAAAACAGGTGTCAATTTGGAAGACAGGAAGTGAAATTGAGCAGGGTGAAAAGTGGAAGTGATACAGACTACTGAACTTTGAACAGCACACATGGAAGCACCACTATGTTGTTGAACACAACACACAATCTTCGGTTCTATCATGAAATAACCTCGACACTACTTGATTGCTATATTTGCCGGTAAATTGACCAACAACACAAGTGGCTGTTTTTCAAGTTCAGTTGAAAGTAATTGATAATATTTGGAGggaaacgggaaaaaaaaaaaaaacctgggaGCGACAACTCAGGGAGCCTGACTAAAAATTACTTTTGTGTTCACTAATGAACTATGATTAGTTGTATCTGCAGCTATCATATATTGGCATTTTCCCCATTTCAAATGTTCTTTCACATTTATGTATTTTGACCAAAATTGTGCAGAATATCAAGTACTTGTTTAGTAAGACACTCATGTATTATTTCCAAGATATCAAGATGATATTTGATTATTGAATCACCTCATTAATTAGTTGTAACTTTTTACCACCAAGGAGGAAAACCAAATACAAGTTACTGCCAAACCTAATGTGCAATTCAATAAATGTACTGTACTGTTGCTTTATGAGCAACAGAGCATGGTTATTAGCAAGTTTTCCTTTGACTAATcccaacaaaattttaaatcctTAATCAGTGTATTACGTTATACCAATTACCTCTGATTGTTACAGGGCCTTTTCACTACAATAGCACAACTTTATCCCTCTTCTCCACTGCTTTTCACCTGTGTGACAGCAGGATGAAAGCGTCATGGTGCACCAGTGAGTTGATGTTCTTTCATTTTCCAGTCCAGGTTGTGCATGATTGTGAAGTTCTTGTAGGTGCCACTCAGCTGTGTTAGCCAAGTGCAAGCTGTTTACAAGTGAATGTGTGACGTGTTGCTGCTAATCTTCTTTGATGGGATAGTTGGGTTTAATCCCAAAACAGTCCTTAAATTATAAATTTACAAAGCTGAAATGTAAACTGTGTTCCAttgctgtttgataaagaatcaCATGTTTTGGCTTTTAGTTTGCTTGTAAATGTTTTGTGTTCAGTCATTGTGTCAAGATGTTGTGAGGgtctttttcaaataaattcaacgAGCAAATGCCTAACTTGTTTGAAATTGACTTGTTACTATTCAAAGCAATGATGGTCGGAATGGTGAAATGAATATTATCAAAAAGGGGAACTAAGCTTTTTTATATAGTAAAACTGAAGAGGAAGAAGCACATTTGTTGTTTCAAACTGGACACTTTCCTAGCTTCATGTGAGTTGATCGACTTATGTATGAGGACGTTTCACATTCTTTAAAATCCACTGTaaacatttgttctggactttaTTAGGCCCCTTGTGTATGAAAAGATGAGAATCTTCATGTTCTGCCGGCTACGTCATGGTTTCCTTTCTAAGAAAAAGGTACAGTACATCTACAAAACCTATTTTCGAAAGTTTGAACGTGTTTTATTTCCACAGCAGGAGTCAATCCATTGGGTGATTTCACTTGTGGTTTTGGCATTCATGACCATCCTCGGGGTCCTGCTGGCTGTTGCTGTGCTGGAAAGACCCCGGGCTTCCCAAAATGATCATCCCTCTATCGACCAGTGCCGGTAACAAGctgaataaaagttgctttgttTAGTTGTCATTGCGCTGGTAACGGTTCTATGGTACCCACAAGAGGTGCAGCCAAATTCTGTCAGAAAACTTGACTTCAtagtaatgagttaaaaatttgCTAAATTTGTTTTACTTTGTTAAAATGTTTGATTCTCAGCTACTCAGGAAATAAAAGTACAATGAATAAAATGACCACAAGTACAATATTGACaatgaaataatgtaaatgctgGATAGGTTCAGAAAAGTAAGTATAACAATGTTTACTTTCTGAGGTTGATATTTGAAATTTCGAAGTATTCATTGCTTTTGCGTCTCATTtgtattactattttttcataatttaaaaaatgaatgtggGCACGGATCGCACACCATTTCCACTTTTCTGCAAGACTAGCACATGTCTGAGTGGGTTCACGAATGAGtgagtgcaattagacacactcgggTAGAGGGATTGTcattgccaggattagcgatcatgtagcatagaataggatgtcaacatatccacacttacaggTGATTTACATACTACTGTGCTCCCCGAATCACATTAGgaattgtgtacactccacccatcCTAATCACGTCCCCTTTCGACTTACCTTCCCTCCGCTCTCTCCTCGGTTATCAGGCcacccacatggtgtccacggACAAATATAGTTAGATAAGGAAAGCACCATTATGTCCATATGTAGCATAGGCATTTAATAATgtattatttgttgttttttttgttcttctcctcttctgtctacttccttcctttctgtcccccttTGAACCCCCTTtcttgttcgctgctttctcccaataaataatacataatgAGCAACCGCAATTGGAGTATGTGAGACATTAAAATTGTTCAGACgctcagattcctattctccatgtctaagcagctgaacaggacaggtatagaaataaataattaaagaaAAATTCATATGTGGACCTgctgtccacatatgtggataggacattttgggcccacaatattaacatttgggacaaaaaaaatgtaccatATTTCTATTattcttaatgttttttttttttttttgttttttttttaattattaataacTACTGTACAttcgacaacaacaaaaaatgacacattaaaATGTATAAAACCAAACCACtaaagtgttattattattaccgtaattttcagactatgaggcgcacctgactataaggtatactatttgttcattgataaactgcactggactataagccgctgttgtccccactgaattatgggaaatttacaccaaaagaaatgaaccgttaataaattatttgacagctgcgcagaggttgcgctagactttttcgttgtctgtcattttgactgacagggtcataaaaatccggtcataatttatttttacccgtcacttaaattttttaaatgataataatgtcatattcactagtatttagttttcattcatttttaattttctgtccgaacaagcttaacagagaatccacaccttgccatcacacatcaagcagatgactatgtaactttttctccgcattgacaaaaacagctgactgtggccccagtatgtagcctacgagccgacctaagtatagctttagcttttttatcgacgcgacttacaatgacattctcctgtttcaacaagctatcctttaccatcagccctgtcgttcttatatatcctctgcttgtcctacgtctcttaccgttcttgggggtaatttagttagctttgtgtagcgatcgcaaatgctactcagtgacagccaacgaacacttgtaattttttcattgataacatatcttaatcctataatttatttacacttccccttactaaagttgtttttttatatatatatatatatatatatataacagaaacggtagcagtggcagtcaaataccattgtaattcttttcaggtcattcattgtcagacagaagcagtacggcacaacgttacgctaaaaaaataagttaaaaatataaaaatggcttacctctttgtcctctgaaagaccatgtcaacccaacataatgtttactgcatatgaaacgtgaatggattcgccgagctggtgttaaagtccgcgcaagttgattcggtcttcacattttttcctcccgggtTTTtggttccggaaacgtatgaagaaaacatccttcatgtgtcgtaatgtctagagtcgtttctacaagttccaaaaaagcaatgcgtgatcggcatgttcgtttttgaaagattaccggagaaaagtagcactttttacgttgggtctatgcgagggtgggtctataatgtcccacttcggctttagttccgctttacgatgcgacgtcacggtctaaaaatagcctgcgtgcggtacgccattgcgtgcccgcttgtgcataatcaaatgtctcaagtgggattgctgcagaggctgtccttcatcctccactgcatcagtccctctttttttcacctcttttatcaacaccatcgtcgttttggggctttttgaagaaacttcggacactcagttgccttgacatttttctgagtaaggccaacgacgtcatgcatcaagagagacaatagctaattaatatgctcactcgccgccctgtggtctggggtgtgaattgcaacctgtcaaaatgacagattgacttcatttttttccgtcaccgttttaaaaaaccggtcaacgacggaaaatattcagttaacgtgacccctgcagctgcgtcataagactgtcataagaccgtcattatTATGACAATGTCGTGAgtaataatgaatgcttatgacatatgtcTTTTAGTGTGTTCTAGCAAATTATCCcgcttttaaatggatgtaaaagatctgagctggacatagagttagtgacaaaatttgccgaatgacacttaatgacatctgtcataagcattcagtaatgcccatgactgtgtaaagtcataattatgacagttatAACGACACTGTCAActaaaatgttacctattaagCCAAAtagatcaacaaataagccgcattggactataagccatgaTTCAAAATTagcggaaaaagtagcggcttatcgtctgaaaattatggttttatgtttttgtttttttttttttcttttcttcttttttcttaAATTAACCCTTTCAGCATGGCTGTAGTGGAGAGTATTCCTCAAAATGTGCAATACAAAGCCAACGAAACATTTGGGATCCCTTTGGAGAAAGCTTGGAAGGAGCTTCTCTCCATGGCAACGGAAAACCTCGAAGTCGTCTCCTTTTACTGGACACTGACTGGGGAGGACATCAATGTCAACTCTTCCTCTGATAGACCTGTAAGTCAAATATTTTATGgggtgatttatttttaaatgtcataCTAACGCTCCACACAAACAGGGGCGGGAAATCTTCGAGCAGCTGCAATCGCTTCCCTCtaggaacatctcagtgcaagtgGTGACCAGCCAGCCTTCCCTCAAAACAAATTCCACTGATTTAAAAATCCTCAGACAGAAAGGTGTGTCTGAACTAGGGCACAATGGTTTTGGACATTTTCCTTAGTTTCTCAGCCGACATCCCTCCTTTTAAATCCTCTGCAGGAATTCACGTACGAAAGGTGGATTTTGGACGCCTGACAAATGGTGTGCTTCACTCCAAGTTTTGGATAGTGGACAGCCGGCATGTTTTTATAGGTAGCGCCAACATGGACTGGAGGGCTCTGACACAGGTAAAAGTACTTCATCAGATCCAGTCTTAAGTGTAAGCTGGTTAAGCACACGTGTACTTGCGTAGGTGAAGGAATTGGGCATTGTTATCTACAACTGCTCCAGTCTTGCGACAGACCTTCATAAGATCTTCCTGTCTTACTGGGTGATGGGAGAGTCCAACAGCTCCCTCCCTGAAAAGTGGCCTCCCACCTTTGACACGGCCATCAATAAAGCGCATCCCCTGTTGGTGAAGGAGGATAACCTAACCAGCAGACTCTACATTGCTGTCGGTTTCTATCTCAGTTCAATATATGATTTTTCCCAGGGCGAAAACTTAATTGGGGACTTTTGTTATTTTCGTAAAGGGCTCTCCACCATTATTCTGTCCTGAATCACGGACTGAGGACTTGGACGCCATTGTTTCTATCATCTCAGAAGCACAACACTTCATAGACGTAGCTGTCATGGATTATTCCCCCAGTATACGCTTTCAGCGCCCAAAAAGGTGAACCACAACTGTATAAAATATGCTTATATATACACAtgttgtatactgtatgtatgtatgtagatgtatatggcggaaaacacagacaagactgaaaaagcagtttctgctcttgctctcctcttaaaaaaaactgctgtattttaagacaaaacaactgttgtgtttgttagaacaatatgtctatatgctgccatagcagattcatggcgcgttaagcccctgaactattttcaatttgtccgttttacaatatgtctatatgctgccatagcagattcatggcgcattaagcccccgaactatcttcaatttgtccgttttaccctgaaacccccgtttacagacgtcgcgcaaccgcttttgtttcaatccagccataaaacgaaggtaattaattatatttattattcaaaatgtctgtcgtttttagcttagaatcgttAACTGATGTctcatttcgtttaaaaaaaaaaaaaaaaaaagactttaaaaaattattcactcgcatattttaaacttttaaacatatgtcacaatgaaaaaatggcgtctgtaaaaaagtcagatatcgacctcataactatcgcttgtatttttttttttgttactgtcgcattttctacgatatgttagatgataaataatcgatcaaaacaaagaaaaattggggggggactTTTaatgggtaaatatatgaaaaagaaaatccactccttgatgtctgcgatttctgcatcgcaacccttgttatatgaccatggttcacccataaaatcccccccaaaatccagctgtggccattcacagctgtgtcttgacactccagtgatacagtggggcaaataagtatttagtcaaccactaattgtgcaagttctcccacttgaaaatattaaagaggcctgtaattgtcaacatgggtaaacctcaaccatgagagacagaatgtggggaaaaaaaacagaaaatcacattgtttgatttttaaagaattaatttgcaaatcatggtggaaaataagtatttggtcaataccaaaagtttatctcaatactttgttatgtaccctttggtggcaataacggaggccaaacattttctgtaactctttacaagcttttcacacactgttggtggtattttggcccattcctccatacagatctcctctagagcagtgatgttttggggctgtcgttgggcaacacggactttcaactccctcctcaccccgtggcatcaaaatgataacaagaacggggagcaaaaatcccagaaccacacggggggacctagtgaatgacctacagagagctgggaccacagcaacaaaggctactatcagttacacaatgcgccgccagggactcaaatcctgtacagccagacttgtccccctgctgaagaaagcacacgtccaggcctgtctgcgattcgctagagagcatttggatgatccagaagaggactgggagaatgtgttatggtcagttgaaaccaaaatagaactttttggtagaaacacaggttctcgtgtttggaggaaaaagaatactgaattgcaccacacccagtgtgaagcatgggggtggaaacctcatgctttggggctgtttttctgcaaagggaccaggacgactgatatctgtaaaggaaagaatgaataaggccatgtatcgagagattttgagtgaaaatctccttccatcagcaagggcattgaagatgagacgtggctgggtctttcagcatgacaatgatcccaaacgcacagccagggcaacaaaggagtggcttcataagaagcatttcaaggtcctggagtggcctagccagtctccagatctcaaccccatagaaaatctgtggagggagttgaaagtccgtgttgcccaacgacagccccaaaacatcactgctgtagtggagatctgcatggaggaatgggccaaaataccaccaacagtgtgtgaaaagcttgtaaagaattacagaaaatgtttggcctccgttattgccaacaaagggtacataacaaagtattgagatgaacttttggtattaaccaaatacttattttccaccatgatttgcaaattaattctttaaaaatcaaacaatgtgattttctgtttttttcccccacattctgtctctcatggttgaggtttaaccatgttgacaattacagcctctctaatattttcaagtgggagaacttacacaattagtggttgactaaatacttttttgccccactgtacatgctacatggagtttttagattgaaacaaggtaagtacgcaataatatctcgttaaagtcatggcgtctgtaattctgctctcgtgtgctctcacttccagatagggttttgctgtttaaaaaaacgttaaaaaaaaaaaaaaaatgccctcctgttcaaaattgttttttcctcagaaaattgagatttaaagctttccaatgcacatgcatattggacaattctgaaggttggccaaattgggggtctcagagcagaacttcaagtcacctgagtgttttccgccatatgcatatacagtgccttgcaaaagtattcggcccccttgaaccttgcaacctttcgccacatttcaggcttcaaacataaagatataaaattttaattttttgtcaagaatcaacaacaagtgggacacaatcgtgaagtggaacaaaatttattggataatttaaacttttttaacaaataaaaaactgaaaagtggggcgtgcaatattattcggcccccttgcgttaatactttgtagcgccaccttttgctccaattacagctgcaagtcgcttggggtatgtttctatcagttttgcacatcgagagactgacattcttgcccattcttccttgcaaaacagctcgagctcagtgaggttggatggagagtgtttgtgaacagcagtcttcagctctttccacagattctcgattggattcaggtctggactttgacttggccattctaacacctggatacatttatttttgaaccattccattgtagatttggctttatgttttggatcattgtcctgttggaagataaatctccgtcccagtctcaggtcttgtgcagataccaacaggttttcttccagaatgttcctgtatttggctgcatccatcttctcgTCAAATTTAACCATCTCCCCTGTccgtgctgaagaaaagcaggcccaaaccatgatgctgccagcaccatttttgacagtggggatggtgtgttcagggtgatgagctgtgttgcttttacgccaaacatatcgttttgcattgtggccaaaaagttcaattttggtttcatctgaccagtgcaccttcttccacatgtttggtgtgtctcccaggtggcttgtggcaaactttaaacgagactttttatggatatctttgagaaatggctttcttcttgccactcttccataaaggccagatttgtgcagtgtacgactgattgttgtcctatggacagactctcccacctcagctgtagatctctgcagttcatcaagagtgatcatgggcctcttggctgcatctctgatcagttttctccttgtttgagaagaaagtttggaaggacggccgggtcttggtagatttgcagtggtctgatgctccttccatttcaatatgatggcttgcacagtactccttgagatgtttaaagcttgggaaatctttttgtatccaaatccggctttaaacttctccacaacagtatctcggacctgcctggtgtgttccttggttttcataatgctctctgcactttaaacagaaccctgagactatcacagagcaggtgcatttatacggagacttgattacacacaggtggattctatttatcatcatcggtcatttaggacaacattggatcattcagagatcctcactgaacttctggagtgagtttgctgcactggaagtaaaggggccaaataatattgcacgccccacttttcagttttttatttgttaaaaaagtttaaattatccaataaatgttgttccacttcacgattgtgtcccacttgttgttgattcttgacaaaaaaataaaatttcatatctttatgtttgaagcctgaaatgtcgcgaaaggttgcaagattcaagggggccgaatacttttgcaaggcactgtatatatatatatatatatatttcctttGGTGAAAGATGAAATGCTCATCAAATATTCTTTCCATTGGACTCATCAACACTCATAATTTATATACTAGTGTCAAACATTAATTCTGTAGCTCACTTCAATATATTTTGCTCCTCATATGCTTTCTTTTGACTAATGGAATCTACTGTAACTGAAGAAGCATTTCACTTTTTTAACCAAATAGCTAATATAATTCAAACTACAATATATTATGTCCTGAAATcagaggtgaaagtggctagaatttttttGCTGGAACTCCCTGACCAAAAGGTCGCCACTGAGCCAGAATTTtttagaatgtgtgtgtgtgtgggaggggtgtcaagtcatcagccaatcaacattaacatttgtgtatgtaaatctgactttGGTAGATTGTTCTCATCTtgaagatgtgtgtgtgtgtgtgtgtgtgtgtgtgtgtgtgtgtgtgtgtgtgtgtgtgtgtgtgtgtgtgtgtgtgtgtgtgtgtgtgtgtgtgtgtcagcctgggaatttttttttaacatggggtttttgacagttgccgtcatattttcaggaACAAAGCACCATTCCGCCCGGTTTCGGCCCCAAAACTTTTACCGGAACAGGGTTCACCCGAGCTTGAGATATACGATTACTTCAAGCTATGCACTACTTTGGTTTTTTTCACACTTTGTTTTTCTTCCAGATACTGGCCCATTATTGATAATGCAATCAGGTCTGCGGCGTACGATAACAGGGTTGCGATCCGCATGCTTGTCAGCTGCTGGAAAAACACCCATTCAACCATGCTACCCTTCCTTCAGTCCCTCGCTTCCCTGGACAGCTTTAAGGATCACATTAACATTCAAATAGTAAGGAATACTAAATGCCTACAAAAGTCAACTTTGTTTGAATAAAAACAAGATTAAAATAGGTAAAATTCAGTCTCAAGCAAAATATTCAgactttttagttttgtttaCACAAGAAAAAACAGTTTTTATTCATCTCACTATGTTTCTACTGTTTAGAAGTTATACATTTTACCTGCTGGAAACGAGACAAACGACATTCCCTTTAGTCGAGTCAACCACAACAAATACATGGTTACTGACAAAGTGGCCTACATCGGTGAGTTACTGACCTTTGCCCTCAAGACTTTGCAGGAATGTGATCAATAATTAATGGGATCGTTGCTACACAGGCACGTCCAACTGGGACGGGGACTATTTTCTGAACACAGCTGGAGTAGGTCTAGTGATTTCCCAGAATGCGCCTTACCCAATATGGAAGAGCAAGGCTGTACAACACCAGCTCCATGCTGTGTTCAACAGGGACTGGTACTCTGAATTTGCCGTAAAGCTCTCTGACCTGAGAAACCACCCAGGCTGTGCACTGTCACCGTAAGAGAAGAAAAAGGCTCGATATGTGTATGTCATTAACTCAATATTTACATCAACAGCGTAGAGTTTTTCAGTGCATTATTTCCCCATTACTTTCTTTATAAACAATCCTACTATATGTTTTGCATTGTTTTCTTACTTGTCTGTGTCCATGCCTAAAATAAACAATTCCAGACCATATTGCGACATTGTATGGAAAtgtcttattaaaaaaataagttgtctTGGTGAGTTTTATTTTGCTATGTGCTTCAAGATTGAATAATTGCACTGGGCAACAGTTTGAAAAAacatgtacactgctggccaaagtattgacacccctgcaattctgtcggataatcaatttctcccagaaaatgattgcaactgCAAATGCACATAACACGTGgttgcaataactaaatcacacttgcagccagttaaaatggattaaagttgactcaacctgtcctgcgtccttgtgtgtaccacattgagcatggagaaaagaaagaagaccaagaactgtctgaggacttgagaagcaaaactgtgaggaagcatgggcaaacttaaggctacaagtctatctccaaagatctgaatgttcctgtgtctatcgtccgcagtgtcatcaataagtgtaaagcccattgcACTgtcgctaacctccctagatgtggacggaaaagaaaaattgacagatTTCAACGaaggattgtgcggatggtggataaagaacctcgactaacattcaaacaagttcaagctgtcctgcagtccgagggtacaccaGTGTCAACCCATATTATCCtttggcatctgaatgaaaagcgactctatggtaggatacccagggagaccccacttctgacccagagacataaagaagccaggctggagtttgccaacacGTACCTGAGAAAGcgtaaaacgttttggaagaatgttctctggtcagatgagacaaaagtagagcttttggggaaaaggcatcaacatagagtttactggggggaaaaaacaaggccttcaaagaaaacatggtccccacagtcaaacatggcagaggttccctgttgttttgaggttgctttgctacctctggcactggacttctTGACCGTGTGTAtggacattatgaagtctgccaacaaattttgcagcacaatgtagggcccagtgtgagaaagctgggtctccctcagagttcATGggccttccagcaggacaatgacccaaaatacactgtaaaaagcactaaaaaatggtttgagagaaagcacttggGACTTCTAAtaaggccagcaatgagtccagacctgaatcccatagaacacctattGAGAgtcctgaaaatggcagtttgtagaaggcacccttcaaatctcagagacctggagcagttggccaaaaaagaatggtctaaaattcgagCAGAGCAAgaagtaagaaactcattgatgtataccggaagtggttgttcgcagttattttgttatatgttatatttttctaaaggtcgtgctaccaagtattaggctgagggtgccaatacttttgtctggtccatttttggagttttgtctaaAATGATAAGgagttatcccccccccccattctcttttgtgttttttcattgcaagctatataaatga from Corythoichthys intestinalis isolate RoL2023-P3 chromosome 15, ASM3026506v1, whole genome shotgun sequence includes these protein-coding regions:
- the LOC130931150 gene encoding 5'-3' exonuclease PLD4 isoform X2, yielding MPLVYEKMRIFMFCRLRHGFLSKKKESIHWVISLVVLAFMTILGVLLAVAVLERPRASQNDHPSIDQCRMAVVESIPQNVQYKANETFGIPLEKAWKELLSMATENLEVVSFYWTLTGEDINVNSSSDRPGREIFEQLQSLPSRNISVQVVTSQPSLKTNSTDLKILRQKGIHVRKVDFGRLTNGVLHSKFWIVDSRHVFIGSANMDWRALTQVKELGIVIYNCSSLATDLHKIFLSYWVMGESNSSLPEKWPPTFDTAINKAHPLLVKEDNLTSRLYIAGSPPLFCPESRTEDLDAIVSIISEAQHFIDVAVMDYSPSIRFQRPKRYWPIIDNAIRSAAYDNRVAIRMLVSCWKNTHSTMLPFLQSLASLDSFKDHINIQIKLYILPAGNETNDIPFSRVNHNKYMVTDKVAYIGTSNWDGDYFLNTAGVGLVISQNAPYPIWKSKAVQHQLHAVFNRDWYSEFAVKLSDLRNHPGCALSP
- the LOC130931150 gene encoding 5'-3' exonuclease PLD4 isoform X1 — encoded protein: MPLVYEKMRIFMFCRLRHGFLSKKKQESIHWVISLVVLAFMTILGVLLAVAVLERPRASQNDHPSIDQCRMAVVESIPQNVQYKANETFGIPLEKAWKELLSMATENLEVVSFYWTLTGEDINVNSSSDRPGREIFEQLQSLPSRNISVQVVTSQPSLKTNSTDLKILRQKGIHVRKVDFGRLTNGVLHSKFWIVDSRHVFIGSANMDWRALTQVKELGIVIYNCSSLATDLHKIFLSYWVMGESNSSLPEKWPPTFDTAINKAHPLLVKEDNLTSRLYIAGSPPLFCPESRTEDLDAIVSIISEAQHFIDVAVMDYSPSIRFQRPKRYWPIIDNAIRSAAYDNRVAIRMLVSCWKNTHSTMLPFLQSLASLDSFKDHINIQIKLYILPAGNETNDIPFSRVNHNKYMVTDKVAYIGTSNWDGDYFLNTAGVGLVISQNAPYPIWKSKAVQHQLHAVFNRDWYSEFAVKLSDLRNHPGCALSP